The Thermotoga sp. Ku-13t DNA segment CCTAGTCCCGTCATTTTCTTCAGGTCTAAATGTTTCAAGATCTGTTCGATGTTCATGCCGTGTTCCGAGGCGAGGATCTCGAGTGTTTTCACCACGTCCCAGCCTGCTTGTTTCACGGCTCTGGAGACATCCTCGTATCCGAAGAGCTTTATCAGAGGCGTGAGATTTGAAACTGACTTGAGCAAGTTCTCTTCGCACCGTTTCTGGTTGGCTTCTATCTTCACAACGTACTTTGCAAGGGCACTACATGCGTTGCTCAGCAAAGTAAAGGATTTCAGTGTCGTGTGCACGATCAAAGGAGCAAACTGGTTGAGTTCGAGATTCCCCAGGGCGCACGCGTGGTTCAGAATCGCATCGTGACCGAAGACGATATGACACAACTGCATCACGTACTCTGGCACTACAGGGTTCACCTTGCCTGGCATGATGGAACTGCCCGCTTGAACTGCGGGAAGGATGATTTCACCGATCGCCGTGTTCGGCCCGCTGCCGAGTAATCTGATGTCGTTAGAGATCTTGTAGAGGTTCACCGCCAGGGACTTCAGCAAGCCGTGCACCTCGGCAAAGACGTCCCAGTTCTGTGTGGCATCGATGAGATTCTCCGCTTTCGCTATCTTGACCTGTGTTACTTCGCGCACCTTCTCGACGATCTTCAACACGAAGTCTTTTGGTGCGCCGATCCCTGTTCCTATAGCCGTGCCACCTATGTTGACACTTCTGATCCTTTCTTCGACCTTGTGCAGACGCCATCTGTCACGGGCGAGCGCGTCTGCGAACGCTCCGAACTCTTGACCCAGCATGATGGGAGGCCCATCCATGAGCTCGGTCCTGCCTGGCTTTCTGACCGCGTAGAACTCTTTCTCTTTCTGCTGAATCTTCTCCTGTAGCTCTATCACTGCTTCGATCAGTTTCCTGAGCTTGACGATCACAGCTATCTTCGCACTCGTTGGGAATGTGTCGTTCGTGGACTGATGCAGATTCACATGGTTCACAGGGTCGACCAGATAATCTCCTTTTCTGCCTCCGAGTAGCTCGCTCGCTCTGTTCGCTATGACTTCGTTGATGTTCATGTTCAGCGATGTTCCAGCCCCACCACACAGTGGATCCACCACGATGTGTTCTTTCAGCCATTGCCATTCGTTGCAGGCTTGAACGATAGCGTGTCCGATCCTCTCGTCCAG contains these protein-coding regions:
- a CDS encoding aspartate ammonia-lyase, translated to MRLEKDYLGQIEVEDDAYYGAHTKRALLNFPSTNEKLDETFVWAYFMVKKACALLNVELGYLDERIGHAIVQACNEWQWLKEHIVVDPLCGGAGTSLNMNINEVIANRASELLGGRKGDYLVDPVNHVNLHQSTNDTFPTSAKIAVIVKLRKLIEAVIELQEKIQQKEKEFYAVRKPGRTELMDGPPIMLGQEFGAFADALARDRWRLHKVEERIRSVNIGGTAIGTGIGAPKDFVLKIVEKVREVTQVKIAKAENLIDATQNWDVFAEVHGLLKSLAVNLYKISNDIRLLGSGPNTAIGEIILPAVQAGSSIMPGKVNPVVPEYVMQLCHIVFGHDAILNHACALGNLELNQFAPLIVHTTLKSFTLLSNACSALAKYVVKIEANQKRCEENLLKSVSNLTPLIKLFGYEDVSRAVKQAGWDVVKTLEILASEHGMNIEQILKHLDLKKMTGLGYAL